A stretch of Aedes aegypti strain LVP_AGWG chromosome 2, AaegL5.0 Primary Assembly, whole genome shotgun sequence DNA encodes these proteins:
- the LOC5575247 gene encoding phosphatidylinositol N-acetylglucosaminyltransferase subunit C, which produces MSPKPRKPWRKNLYENSDYEDNYTDPSFLQELKTNSNLQTYTFREAFLGASRLSQQISIVTTFLVIFHYLYTDAVSPQNILLKALGGTIVGYLIYAGRNLRLSHAIEDSKTALAVLVFGYIFSPLLHTLSDSISTDTVFSMTFSVLVLHLIFFDYGVSAAIVSKAISLNAAIFGAICLASRLSSSFHAFVLLEVAAAYFALGPILMAKVFSLPLLGATIAVCLYFLLSISMAIFWTYACILVFVNLFCPWLFVRLQRHKNNIHGPWDEAIVGDFKEDSSVSSL; this is translated from the coding sequence ATGAGCCCCAAGCCGCGCAAACCCTGGCGGAAGAATCTGTACGAGAATTCCGACTACGAAGACAACTATACCGACCCCAGTTTCCTGCAGGAGCTGAAGACGAACTCGAATCTGCAAACCTACACCTTCCGGGAGGCGTTCCTCGGAGCGTCGCGCCTCAGTCAACAGATTTCGATAGTGACTACTTTTCTGGTAATCTTTCACTACCTTTATACGGACGCCGTGAGTCCGCAGAACATCCTGCTGAAGGCCCTGGGAGGAACAATCGTGGGATATCTGATTTACGCCGGGCGTAATTTAAGGCTGAGCCACGCAATTGAGGACTCCAAAACGGCCTTGGCCGTGTTGGTGTTCGGGTACATATTCTCACCGCTGCTGCACACCCTATCGGACAGCATCAGCACCGATACCGTCTTCTCGATGACCTTCTCCGTCCTGGTGCTGCATTTGATCTTTTTCGACTACGGCGTCTCGGCGGCCATCGTGTCCAAGGCCATCTCGCTGAATGCGGCTATTTTCGGGGCCATCTGCTTGGCCTCCCGATTATCTTCCTCCTTCCACGCGTTCGTCCTGCTGGAAGTGGCCGCGGCGTACTTTGCCCTGGGACCAATACTGATGGCCAAGGTCTTTAGCCTGCCGCTTTTGGGGGCCACGATTGCTGTTTGTCTTTACTTCCTGCTGTCGATTTCGATGGCCATCTTCTGGACCTACGCCTGCATACTGGTGTTCGTGAATCTGTTCTGTCCGTGGCTTTTCGTGCGGTTGCAACGGCACAAGAACAACATTCACGGACCGTGGGACGAGGCCATCGTGGGGGATTTCAAGGAGGATAGCAGCGTGAGTAGTCTTTGA
- the LOC5575246 gene encoding zinc finger protein Xfin isoform X2, producing MSGAELPPREVEFVPVVPTAAESFIKREPIEIDAEDDFPEEDEKPDELLAALNLSKKSSRSGRRKVELKQDDDSLISPPKKKCSSTTQKAMEKVPNPKESFKCSEVGCLFSCASAKTLDAHTNRLHQKVELNSAKPKKTNETVDISGVEIRIETVEREGGRTIHRCSRCKTVFIKRCSAEEHIAKVHLDVKRYTCSVCGRGFHRPRDLEDHSRVHTGERPFVCPVGGCDYSSSWCTTVYRHVRKHHTYYSGELTPKAVSRVPVEGTVDDGGTTGGLSQSDEEKNGVQDEPIGMTPDEVNLEQAPTEAVTGLEDEELSEKLSPFEEANITDNSGYTCNICSKTFEQLPNIRRHLNRDHSEVKKRTCHICGIAMSNISNLIPHVRSHTGERPFKCGSCEMDFITVSDLRRHGRRFNHSHDYSTTKIHTCIICEVSIGSFRDLENHAAVHIVESNSPSLQLNLTPYESAKITITSESNSQKYTCNLCNKKLKSLPVARKHVVKEHKVEKSLSCIYCGITSRSRAALKKHVNDHAGSKLFKCTNTLCSYASKVFTEFQQHFHDCTKEHQALFSNADGTKLENPPTRFERSNIFLANGIDGRKILKCALCPAEFEQFPIAREHLKTEHKTTDRYGCPRCEDVFPDANSLAQHIAGHEGVEPLRCPVEGCQFTMVTKEDQLKHRRWHEKKANPRPKPFACGTCGRHFEIRTSLVRHVNKKHRKAGGEC from the exons AGTCTTCACGTTCAGGACGCCGAAAAGTCGAGTTAAAACAAGATGACGACAGTCTTATATCACCACCCAAAAAGAAGTGTTCCTCCACCACCCAGAAAGCGATGGAAAAAGTTCCGAATCCGAAAGAGTCTTTCAAGTGTTCAGAGGTTGGCTGCCTTTTTTCATGTGCATCGGCCAAAACTCTGGACGCGCACACCAATCGTCTGCATCAAAAGGTGGAACTGAATTCGGCTAAGCCGAAGAAAACGAACGAAACCGTAGACATTTCCGGCGTCGAAATTCGAATTGAAACTGTAGAACGAGAGGGCGGAAGAACGATTCACAGATGCAGCAGATGTAAAACCGTATTCATCAAACGCTGTTCCGCCGAGGAACACATTGCCAAGGTCCACCTGGACGTGAAACGATACACCTGCAGTGTCTGTGGGCGGGGCTTCCATCGGCCACGTGACCTGGAAGATCACAGCCGGGTACACACCGGGGAGCGTCCGTTCGTGTGTCCCGTCGGTGGGTGCGATTATTCTTCGTCGTGGTGCACTACCGTTTACCGGCACGTCCGGAAGCACCACACGTACTACAGTGGGGAGCTGACGCCGAAAGCTGTGAGCAGAGTGCCAGTGGAAGGGACTGTTGATGATGGGGGAACTACTGGCGGATTGTCCCAGTCTGACGAGGAGAAGAATGGTGTTCAAG ATGAACCTATTGGTATGACGCCGGATGAAGTAAATCTTGAACAAGCCCCAACTGAAGCCGTTACAGGTCTGGAGGATGAAGAACTTAGCGAAAAGTTATCCCCTTTCGAAGAGGCCAACATAACCGATAACTCAGGATATACCTGTAACATATGTTCCAAAACTTTCGAACAGCTTCCGAACATCAGGCGACATCTCAATAGGGATCACAGCGAGGTGAAGAAGCGTACCTGCCATATCTGTGGGATAGCGATGTCCAATATCTCCAATCTCATTCCTCACGTAAGAAGCCACACCGGGGAGAGACCCTTCAAGTGTGGTTCATGTGAGATGGATTTCATAACTGTTAGCGATCTCAGAAGACACGGTCGTCGTTTCAACCACAGTCATGACTATTCGACGACAAAGATACACACTTGTATCATTTGTGAGGTATCGATTGGTAGCTTTCGGGATCTCGAAAATCATGCTGCTGTTCATATAGTAGAATCGAATTCTCCATCACTTCAACTCAATTTGACGCCCTACGAATCTGCTAAGATTACAATTACCAGCGAATCGAACTCACAAAAGTATACTTGTAATTTGTGCAATAAGAAGCTAAAATCACTTCCAGTGGCCAGAAAGCACGTTGTCAAGGAACATAAAGTTGAGAAGAGTCTAAGTTGTATCTACTGTGGAATCACCAGTAGATCGCGAGCAGCTCTAAAGAAGCACGTGAATGATCATGCTGGCTCAAAGTTATTCAAATGCACGAATACCCTCTGCAGTTATGCTTCCAAGGTGTTCACGGAATTCCAACAGCACTTCCACGATTGTACGAAAGAGCATCAGGCACTCTTTTCCAACGCAGACGGAACCAAACTCGAAAATCCCCCCACGCGTTTCGAACGATCCAACATCTTCCTCGCCAACGGAATCGATGGCCGGAAGATCCTCAAATGCGCCCTCTGCCCGGCAGAATTCGAACAATTTCCCATCGCACGTGAACATCTCAAGACGGAGCACAAGACTACCGATCGGTACGGGTGCCCTCGCTGTGAGGACGTTTTCCCGGATGCTAATAGTTTGGCGCAGCACATAGCCGGACACGAAGGCGTAGAGCCATTGCGGTGCCCGGTCGAGGGCTGCCAGTTTACCATGGTGACCAAGGAGGATCAGCTGAAGCATCGCCGGTGGCACGAGAAGAAGGCCAATCCTCGGCCGAAGCCGTTCGCTTGCGGCACGTGTGGGAGGCATTTCGAGATTAGGACCAGTCTCGTACGCCATGTGAACAAAAAGCATCGAAAGGCGGGAGGTGAGTGCTAG
- the LOC5575246 gene encoding zinc finger protein Xfin isoform X1, producing the protein MSGAELPPREVEFVPVVPTAAESFIKREPIEIDAEDDFPEEDEKPDELLAALNLSKKSSRSGRRKVELKQDDDSLISPPKKKCSSTTQKAMEKVPNPKESFKCSEVGCLFSCASAKTLDAHTNRLHQKVELNSAKPKKTNETVDISGVEIRIETVEREGGRTIHRCSRCKTVFIKRCSAEEHIAKVHLDVKRYTCSVCGRGFHRPRDLEDHSRVHTGERPFVCPVGGCDYSSSWCTTVYRHVRKHHTYYSGELTPKAVSRVPVEGTVDDGGTTGGLSQSDEEKNGVQVTDEPIGMTPDEVNLEQAPTEAVTGLEDEELSEKLSPFEEANITDNSGYTCNICSKTFEQLPNIRRHLNRDHSEVKKRTCHICGIAMSNISNLIPHVRSHTGERPFKCGSCEMDFITVSDLRRHGRRFNHSHDYSTTKIHTCIICEVSIGSFRDLENHAAVHIVESNSPSLQLNLTPYESAKITITSESNSQKYTCNLCNKKLKSLPVARKHVVKEHKVEKSLSCIYCGITSRSRAALKKHVNDHAGSKLFKCTNTLCSYASKVFTEFQQHFHDCTKEHQALFSNADGTKLENPPTRFERSNIFLANGIDGRKILKCALCPAEFEQFPIAREHLKTEHKTTDRYGCPRCEDVFPDANSLAQHIAGHEGVEPLRCPVEGCQFTMVTKEDQLKHRRWHEKKANPRPKPFACGTCGRHFEIRTSLVRHVNKKHRKAGGEC; encoded by the exons AGTCTTCACGTTCAGGACGCCGAAAAGTCGAGTTAAAACAAGATGACGACAGTCTTATATCACCACCCAAAAAGAAGTGTTCCTCCACCACCCAGAAAGCGATGGAAAAAGTTCCGAATCCGAAAGAGTCTTTCAAGTGTTCAGAGGTTGGCTGCCTTTTTTCATGTGCATCGGCCAAAACTCTGGACGCGCACACCAATCGTCTGCATCAAAAGGTGGAACTGAATTCGGCTAAGCCGAAGAAAACGAACGAAACCGTAGACATTTCCGGCGTCGAAATTCGAATTGAAACTGTAGAACGAGAGGGCGGAAGAACGATTCACAGATGCAGCAGATGTAAAACCGTATTCATCAAACGCTGTTCCGCCGAGGAACACATTGCCAAGGTCCACCTGGACGTGAAACGATACACCTGCAGTGTCTGTGGGCGGGGCTTCCATCGGCCACGTGACCTGGAAGATCACAGCCGGGTACACACCGGGGAGCGTCCGTTCGTGTGTCCCGTCGGTGGGTGCGATTATTCTTCGTCGTGGTGCACTACCGTTTACCGGCACGTCCGGAAGCACCACACGTACTACAGTGGGGAGCTGACGCCGAAAGCTGTGAGCAGAGTGCCAGTGGAAGGGACTGTTGATGATGGGGGAACTACTGGCGGATTGTCCCAGTCTGACGAGGAGAAGAATGGTGTTCAAG TTACAGATGAACCTATTGGTATGACGCCGGATGAAGTAAATCTTGAACAAGCCCCAACTGAAGCCGTTACAGGTCTGGAGGATGAAGAACTTAGCGAAAAGTTATCCCCTTTCGAAGAGGCCAACATAACCGATAACTCAGGATATACCTGTAACATATGTTCCAAAACTTTCGAACAGCTTCCGAACATCAGGCGACATCTCAATAGGGATCACAGCGAGGTGAAGAAGCGTACCTGCCATATCTGTGGGATAGCGATGTCCAATATCTCCAATCTCATTCCTCACGTAAGAAGCCACACCGGGGAGAGACCCTTCAAGTGTGGTTCATGTGAGATGGATTTCATAACTGTTAGCGATCTCAGAAGACACGGTCGTCGTTTCAACCACAGTCATGACTATTCGACGACAAAGATACACACTTGTATCATTTGTGAGGTATCGATTGGTAGCTTTCGGGATCTCGAAAATCATGCTGCTGTTCATATAGTAGAATCGAATTCTCCATCACTTCAACTCAATTTGACGCCCTACGAATCTGCTAAGATTACAATTACCAGCGAATCGAACTCACAAAAGTATACTTGTAATTTGTGCAATAAGAAGCTAAAATCACTTCCAGTGGCCAGAAAGCACGTTGTCAAGGAACATAAAGTTGAGAAGAGTCTAAGTTGTATCTACTGTGGAATCACCAGTAGATCGCGAGCAGCTCTAAAGAAGCACGTGAATGATCATGCTGGCTCAAAGTTATTCAAATGCACGAATACCCTCTGCAGTTATGCTTCCAAGGTGTTCACGGAATTCCAACAGCACTTCCACGATTGTACGAAAGAGCATCAGGCACTCTTTTCCAACGCAGACGGAACCAAACTCGAAAATCCCCCCACGCGTTTCGAACGATCCAACATCTTCCTCGCCAACGGAATCGATGGCCGGAAGATCCTCAAATGCGCCCTCTGCCCGGCAGAATTCGAACAATTTCCCATCGCACGTGAACATCTCAAGACGGAGCACAAGACTACCGATCGGTACGGGTGCCCTCGCTGTGAGGACGTTTTCCCGGATGCTAATAGTTTGGCGCAGCACATAGCCGGACACGAAGGCGTAGAGCCATTGCGGTGCCCGGTCGAGGGCTGCCAGTTTACCATGGTGACCAAGGAGGATCAGCTGAAGCATCGCCGGTGGCACGAGAAGAAGGCCAATCCTCGGCCGAAGCCGTTCGCTTGCGGCACGTGTGGGAGGCATTTCGAGATTAGGACCAGTCTCGTACGCCATGTGAACAAAAAGCATCGAAAGGCGGGAGGTGAGTGCTAG